Genomic segment of Arachis hypogaea cultivar Tifrunner chromosome 11, arahy.Tifrunner.gnm2.J5K5, whole genome shotgun sequence:
ACTTGGTTCTCTTGCAAGAGACAATGGTCGGAACAAGCTTATTATCTTGGATGAAGGTGGGGTTTCGCCGTTGCTCAAGCTTCTTAAAGAAGGTTCTTCCCCTGATGCTCAGGTAGCTGCTGCTAATGCTCTTGTTAGTATTGCTAGGAACCAAGAGAGGGTTGTTAGGTTCATTGTTGACTCGCTTGGGGTCCCCATTATTGTTCAGGTTCTTGGGGATGCTGCTATGAGGGTTCGTGTCTCCGTGGCTGAATTGGTTGCCACCATGGCTGAGCAGGACCCTCGTGCACAGGAGGATTTTGTGAGAGCCAATGTGACTAGGCCGCTTGTGTCGTTGTTGTCTATAGATACTGTTCTTGCTGATCCCATGGCAGGGAGGGCTAGCATTCATTCTTTGGTAGTGAATTTGTCGTCGTCATCTTCGATTGGGGAATCGTCTAATTCAGGGAGTTTGGATGGGAGTAGCAGAGGGGGCCAGCAtaggagggagagggagagggaggctGAGAGCCCTGCGGTGAGGAACGAGGTCAAGGTGAGTTGTGCAAGGGCTCTTTGGAAGCTTTCCATAAGGTGTCTTCTGACTAGCAAGAAAATCACCGAGACCAAAGGTTTGCTTTGTCTGGCTAAGATTATTGAGTCTGAGAGTGGAGAATTGCAGCTCAATTGTCTCATGGCTGTCATGGAGATTACTGCGGTGGCCGAGGTAAATTCTGATCTTAGGAGGGCTGCCTTCAAGTCTACTGCTCCCGCCGCAAAAGCAGTCTTGGATCAGCTTCTGAGAGTGGTTCAGGAAGTGAACCATCCGGCATTGCTGATTCCTGCAATTAAGTCGATTGGTTCCTTAGCCAGGAACTTCCCTGGAAAGGTTCCGCATGTGCTTGGCCCTTTGGTTGCTCAACTTGGTAACAGAGATGTGGATGTGGCTATTGAGGCTGCTATTGCTTTGGGGAAGTTTGCGTGCTCCGAAAACTACAACTGTGTTGATCATTCTAAGGCAATACTTGAGCTTGATGGAGTTCCTAAGCTGATGAGATTGCTGCAGAACAATGACCGTGCGCATATGCATGGCCTTGTTTTACTTTGTCATCTTGCTTTGAATGTGGGCAATAGTAAGGTTCTTGAACAAGAGCGCGCCTTGTGTACTCTAGAGAAGCTAGCCCGTCCTGTTTTAGCTCAGCATCCTGATCAGAAGGATCTCTTCGCAAAAGCCATACACAACCTCACTCTTTATCAGCCGGGAGCTCAATTGCACAGACAGTCCTAGGGGCTATAATCCCCACTCGTATTAATCAAAATAATTGGTCCTTGTAAGTGCTTCAGATGACAAGTAAGAGTATATTGTACTTAATACTAATCTATCTAGCATTGTGAAAATACCAAGGGAAAAAAAGTCAATTTAACATTGTTATATGTGATAGTAACTAAACGAATCATACTAAGTATTAATAACAGGACAAGTAAATATATTGATTTGCATGGAAATGTTTCATTCACATGGACATGGTATACAAGAACTTTCAGTAGATTCGCTAGCATTAAATAACTTTTCCATCTTGTTATATATCACAACCGAGTAATTTGATATCAACTTGTGTCATGTTTTACTTTTTGTGTTGTAATTCAAAATATATACATGTTCAAGGCAATATTTGCTATTCTAGTTATGTATATCAAAGTATATATTATATACTCTATAGTCATtcgttttaaattaaattaaataaaataagcacAAGTATGTTTACATATCGAACAACAGTATAGTATGCATTTCTCGCACGGAGGTTATCGCCTTCCTGAATGTTTATGCCGTACCATCGTCCTCTTTAATGCTAGTATGCCACATGCCTACATCTAACAGTCCATGTTGGTTCTGTTATACTTACATATTTACCAGATGCTTTTATCTAACAGCATCATTTTCAGATAGTAAACCAATGTCTTCATCTGCATACACTGGGCAAAGAATTCTTATTCTTTGTAACGTAGCTCGATAGTTctcaatttttcgaattgcatTTGTACTTGTATCGATCTGACTAAATGTTCCAATTGCTCAAGGTACCCTTATAGAATCTTAATCCGTGCAGGATTATATATGACTAAGCTGAAGGCATGCATTCTTTGTTATATTATTTAGTGACTAGAGGTGGAGTATCAGTAGTTTACATTGTTTGGAAGCAGCATAACCTGAGAAATAATACTAATGATATCAGTTGCCCTAAGGATCTGTTGGGATATTCTTCAATAAGAAGTCTTACTATTTGAGAAGCGTTGCAGCAATCAAAGTTATAGAGGATCTATAGACACGCTTTCTAGAAAGTTTGATTCAGAATTTATCCTAGTTGCCATATCTGTTTAAGTTCCTTGGTATTATTAACTGCATTtaaaccttcataaaattcaataggACTGGAGGATGAACAAAAATTTTCGTGGATCAAAATGTGTTTCCAAAGTTTGCAGCTCTGCCCCACATATATAGATTAGATAAATATTTGGACAAATATGTTGAATTTGGAGGAAGCATACCTGATGTCAGACAGAGGTAAACATGAGATTGCTTTTGCAGCGGAAGGAAGTAAGCCTCAAGATACGTGAACACTTAGATCCGGATCCAGATCGTGTCCCACCATGTTAACTTGTACAACATAGTCAATGATCATACTTTACTTGACCTGAGGATATTCGGCGCTATTCATCTAGCAGCAATCCAATGTTTGGGAAGGATTGAGTGGCAGTCATGCAGAGTTCTATGGACATGATGAGCTTACTATCGACATCGATTCAGAAGTTATCCTGGTAAGAATTCCCTGCTAGTATTAttaactttgtaaataaatctactTATATTGTAATGAATTAAGCTTGCACATACTTTTTCGTGCATGAAAAGGTGTCTCCAACGCATGCAAGTTGAATATTTTGACAAGAATATCATTTTAATCAGTTAATCCAAAGTTTTAATTGTGACATTATTTCAGTTGATGCATTTTCTGCTAGAATT
This window contains:
- the LOC112722283 gene encoding uncharacterized protein encodes the protein MGNPNPNQEEEKTLQEELSGPIMLGDRVIKLAQESDSSKVDCAELAKKVQLLCDNLRSVVRAATAQPLNERPIRRIVAEVSKTLDRTLALLRRCRRNGGVLRQVFSITTTADFRKVWNLLESSNGDLLWLLSIFDSKGTNLSLPPIASNDPILAWVWTYTYTLQLGTLKDRAEAAMELGSLARDNGRNKLIILDEGGVSPLLKLLKEGSSPDAQVAAANALVSIARNQERVVRFIVDSLGVPIIVQVLGDAAMRVRVSVAELVATMAEQDPRAQEDFVRANVTRPLVSLLSIDTVLADPMAGRASIHSLVVNLSSSSSIGESSNSGSLDGSSRGGQHRREREREAESPAVRNEVKVSCARALWKLSIRCLLTSKKITETKGLLCLAKIIESESGELQLNCLMAVMEITAVAEVNSDLRRAAFKSTAPAAKAVLDQLLRVVQEVNHPALLIPAIKSIGSLARNFPGKVPHVLGPLVAQLGNRDVDVAIEAAIALGKFACSENYNCVDHSKAILELDGVPKLMRLLQNNDRAHMHGLVLLCHLALNVGNSKVLEQERALCTLEKLARPVLAQHPDQKDLFAKAIHNLTLYQPGAQLHRQS